The sequence below is a genomic window from Flagellimonas marinaquae.
AGGAGGTACTCAGATACGAAATTCAAAAACGGTATACGGTACAAAGTAGGGAGTCCGTGAAAAATCACGGTTAAAAAGATGTCGTTCTTCGAAAGTCAGCCCGTATATTCGGTGTCTTGATCTCAAGACGGCTTTTTGGGTAGACTTTCTTATCCCCAAAAGCCCGAACATGAAAAAAGTCTTCAAAGCTTATAGGCAATGCGTCCACATTGGGTGAACTCATTTTATGGGGCAAACATAATTAAAAATCCGATACGGCAAGGTTTTTTGAAAAAAAATTACACACCCTTAACATATTGAAAACAAACATGTTGGATTTTAATTTTAAAATTCTAAAAAGAAATAAATAAAAACTGACCAGTAAAAAACATCTACTGGTCAGCTACTGAACATTTATTTTGAATCTATATCATCAACCGACCAATGGCGGTTTATCATTAATAAAAGGTTGACTATAGAAACGTCTTCCTGTTGCTTTGTACAATGCATTGGATAACGCAGCTATTACGGGAGGCAAGGATGGTTCTCCCAAGCCTGTTGGATCTATGCCGTTGTCCACAAAGTGTACCTCAATATTTTTTGGGGCTTCGGAATGGCGCATTAATCGGTAGGTATCAAAATTGGATTGCTCAGGTCTGCCGTTTTCAAATGTCAATGCACTATAGGTCGAATGTCCTATTCCATCGATCATACCGCCTTCGATTTGGTTTTTTGCTGCAATGGGATTTATCACAATTCCGCAATCAACCGCGCACCAAATATTCTCCACTCTTGGCATCTCACCACCTTCTTCCAATTCCAATACTTGTGCCACATAAGAGTTGTGACAGTAGTAAGCGGAGACTCCTCGAGCCTTTCCTGTATCGGTTCCCCAATTGGCTTTCTCTTTCACCAATTTAAGAACCCCTGCGTAACGCACTGGATCATAATCATTCTTCTCCGGATCACCCACTGGATTGTTTATTGCCCGATCAAATAGTTCCAATCGGAAATCCAATGGGTCTTTTCCTGCGGCTTCGGCCACCTCATCCATAAAAGCTTGTTCGGCTCCTGCAATAAAATTGGAACGTGGTGCTCTCCACGCCCCTGTGGTAACATTGGTCTGTAAACTATGTTTCTCCGCCAAATAGTTGTCCACGGCTCCTGCGGGGAAACGATTTTCAAAAATAAGATCATCGTTGGTACCTGCGCCACGTACATGCCAAGCTATCAGGTTTCCGTTTTCGTCCAATCCGGCTTTAAACCTTACTTTGTACGATGGTCGGTACGTTCCTTGGGTCATATCGTCTTCCCGGGTATAGACCAATTTCACCGGTGCATTTAACCTTTGGGATATGGATGCTGCTTCTACAGCAAACGTACCGTACAACCGACGGCCGAACCCTCCGCCCATTCTGGTCATCATTACATCTATCTTTTCTACAGGCATACCCAATCGAGAAACCAATGTTTTCTCCAAGAACTCCGGGGTTTGTATTGGCCCGAGAAGTTCGGCTTTTTCTGGTGTTACGTGCGCAAAAAAGTTCATGGGCTCCATGGTGTTATGCGCCAAGTAGGGTGCAGAATAGGTACTTTCCACAATTTTTGCCGCTTTTTTAAAGGCTGCTTCCACATCACCATCCTTTCTTGCAGGTACTTCTTGGGCCTTATTCAGCAATTTTGCGAGTTCGTCATTATGGTAAGCAGTGCTTTCCATGGGAGACACCTCTTCCCATTCTACTTTAAGTGCTTTTTTTGCCTGCATGCATTCCCAAGTGCTATTGCCAACTATGGCCACCAATTCGGGTATTGCACCGCCATCCGACCATTGTCTTTCAACATCTTCGGGGTAGGCTTCA
It includes:
- a CDS encoding xanthine dehydrogenase family protein molybdopterin-binding subunit, yielding MTLVKTKIGRRAFIRNTGLAGGGLVIGFSWLASCKMTPEQVNSLPEEWFDLNGFLKVGDNGMVTIMSPNPEIGQNVKTSMPMIIAEELDVAWKDVIVEQAPLNTDIFTRQLAGGSQSIRQGWESLRMAGATARHMLKEAAAQAWGVSIDEITTKDGVLTHEGSGNSAGYGEMASAATSIEVPEEVTLKDAGDFSIIGTDKKNVDGKKIVTGQPLFGLDTYREGMLTAMIVHPPAFGMKFKSMNAESVMSMPGIKEVFHFEAYPEDVERQWSDGGAIPELVAIVGNSTWECMQAKKALKVEWEEVSPMESTAYHNDELAKLLNKAQEVPARKDGDVEAAFKKAAKIVESTYSAPYLAHNTMEPMNFFAHVTPEKAELLGPIQTPEFLEKTLVSRLGMPVEKIDVMMTRMGGGFGRRLYGTFAVEAASISQRLNAPVKLVYTREDDMTQGTYRPSYKVRFKAGLDENGNLIAWHVRGAGTNDDLIFENRFPAGAVDNYLAEKHSLQTNVTTGAWRAPRSNFIAGAEQAFMDEVAEAAGKDPLDFRLELFDRAINNPVGDPEKNDYDPVRYAGVLKLVKEKANWGTDTGKARGVSAYYCHNSYVAQVLELEEGGEMPRVENIWCAVDCGIVINPIAAKNQIEGGMIDGIGHSTYSALTFENGRPEQSNFDTYRLMRHSEAPKNIEVHFVDNGIDPTGLGEPSLPPVIAALSNALYKATGRRFYSQPFINDKPPLVG